The Streptomyces seoulensis genome contains a region encoding:
- a CDS encoding enoyl-CoA hydratase/isomerase family protein — MEPELSHGVADRVATVVIRHPAKRNAMTAAMWRALPPLLADLAADPGVRTLVLTGEGGTFCAGADISTLRGSPAEAQGLAVAAEEALAAFPKPTLAAIRGHCVGGGAQLAAACDLRLAEEGALFGVTPARLGIVYPASSTRRLVSLVGPATAKYLLFSADLIDSARALRTGLVDEVLAVGDLDKRVAALTATLATRSLLTQAAAKEYADGRTDRDAHWTSEALAATDTQEGVTAFLERREPRFTWSAPTTG; from the coding sequence ATGGAGCCCGAGCTGTCGCACGGCGTCGCGGACCGCGTCGCCACCGTCGTCATCCGCCACCCGGCCAAGCGCAACGCCATGACGGCCGCGATGTGGCGGGCGCTGCCCCCGCTGCTGGCGGACCTGGCCGCCGATCCCGGAGTGCGGACGCTGGTGCTCACCGGGGAGGGCGGCACCTTCTGCGCGGGCGCGGACATCTCCACGCTGCGGGGTTCGCCGGCCGAGGCGCAGGGCCTGGCGGTGGCCGCCGAGGAGGCGCTGGCCGCGTTCCCCAAGCCGACCCTCGCCGCGATCCGGGGCCACTGCGTGGGCGGCGGGGCGCAGCTCGCGGCCGCCTGCGATCTGCGCCTGGCGGAGGAGGGCGCGCTGTTCGGGGTGACACCGGCGAGGCTCGGCATCGTCTACCCGGCCTCCTCCACGCGCCGCCTGGTCTCGCTGGTCGGGCCGGCCACCGCCAAGTACCTCCTCTTCTCGGCCGACTTGATCGACAGCGCCCGCGCCCTGCGCACCGGACTGGTGGACGAGGTGCTCGCGGTGGGCGACCTGGACAAGCGGGTGGCCGCCCTCACGGCCACCCTGGCCACCCGCTCCCTGCTGACCCAGGCCGCCGCCAAGGAGTACGCCGACGGCCGCACCGACCGCGACGCCCACTGGACGTCCGAGGCCCTCGCCGCCACCGACACGCAGGAGGGCGTGACGGCCTTCCTGGAACGCCGCGAACCCCGTTTCACCTGGAGCGCGCCTACGACAGGATGA
- a CDS encoding DJ-1/PfpI family protein translates to MQIAVVLYDRFTALDAVGPYEALARTPDAETVFVAERPGPVRTDTGALALVADRSLAEVTSPDVVVVPGGPGQSALMEHAPLLDWLRRADATSTWTTSVCTGSLLLGAAGLLEGRRATSHWLAIEELKRFGAEPVAERVVTDGKYVTAAGVSAGIDMGLTLLGRIAGDEYAQTVQLGQEYDPQPPYDAGSPAKAPAHLVAALRERSRFILS, encoded by the coding sequence ATGCAGATCGCCGTCGTCCTCTACGACCGCTTCACCGCCCTGGACGCGGTCGGACCGTACGAGGCCCTGGCCCGCACACCGGACGCGGAGACCGTCTTCGTCGCCGAGCGGCCCGGCCCCGTGCGCACCGACACCGGCGCGCTCGCCCTGGTCGCCGACCGGTCGCTGGCCGAGGTGACCAGCCCCGACGTGGTGGTGGTGCCGGGCGGTCCGGGCCAGAGCGCGCTGATGGAGCACGCCCCGCTGCTCGACTGGCTGCGCCGGGCGGACGCCACCAGCACCTGGACCACCTCGGTGTGCACCGGCTCGCTGCTGCTGGGCGCCGCCGGACTGCTGGAGGGCCGTCGCGCCACCTCGCACTGGCTGGCCATCGAGGAACTGAAGCGGTTCGGCGCCGAACCGGTCGCGGAACGCGTGGTGACCGACGGCAAGTACGTCACGGCCGCCGGGGTGTCCGCCGGGATCGACATGGGCCTCACCCTGCTCGGCCGGATCGCGGGCGACGAGTACGCCCAGACCGTCCAGCTCGGCCAGGAGTACGACCCGCAGCCGCCCTACGACGCCGGTTCGCCGGCCAAGGCACCCGCCCACCTGGTCGCCGCCCTGCGCGAGCGGAGCCGGTTCATCCTGTCGTAG
- a CDS encoding GlxA family transcriptional regulator — protein sequence MPQPAPRTVLLVLFDDVQSLDITGPLEVFTGAERLAPGSYRMRTASLDGGPVRSSSGLNLVPDLALTAAPGPHTLLVPGGAGTRRPDPALVEWLRDHGPGATRLVSVCTGALLLAAAGLLDGRRATTHWAHCERLAREHPAVTVEPEPIYVRDGHVATSAGVTSGIDLALALVEEDLDRQVALTVARHLVVFLRRPGNQAQFSAQLAAQTASREPLREVQRWITEHPDADLSVDALAARARLSPRHFARAFTAETGTTPGRHVDRVRLEHARRLLEDTSASVEEVARASGYGTPESMRRAFLKALGTAPAEYRRRFHPVLPR from the coding sequence ATGCCGCAGCCCGCCCCGCGCACGGTCCTCCTCGTCCTCTTCGACGACGTACAGAGCCTCGACATCACGGGCCCGCTGGAGGTCTTCACCGGTGCCGAGCGGCTCGCGCCGGGCAGCTACCGGATGCGCACCGCCTCCCTGGACGGCGGCCCGGTGCGCAGCTCCAGCGGCCTGAACCTCGTACCCGACCTGGCGCTCACCGCCGCACCCGGCCCGCACACCCTGCTGGTCCCCGGCGGTGCGGGCACCCGCCGCCCCGACCCGGCGCTGGTCGAGTGGCTGCGCGATCACGGGCCCGGGGCGACGCGCCTGGTGTCCGTGTGCACCGGCGCCCTCCTCCTCGCCGCCGCCGGGCTGCTGGACGGCCGCCGCGCCACCACGCACTGGGCGCACTGCGAGCGGCTGGCCCGCGAGCACCCGGCCGTGACGGTGGAGCCCGAGCCGATCTATGTGCGCGACGGGCATGTGGCCACGTCGGCGGGCGTCACCTCCGGCATCGACCTGGCGCTGGCCCTGGTGGAGGAGGACCTGGACCGTCAGGTCGCGCTCACCGTCGCCCGGCACCTCGTGGTCTTCCTGCGCCGGCCCGGCAACCAGGCGCAGTTCAGCGCCCAGCTCGCCGCGCAGACCGCCTCCCGCGAGCCGCTGCGGGAGGTCCAGCGCTGGATCACCGAGCACCCGGACGCCGACCTCTCCGTCGACGCCCTGGCCGCCCGCGCCCGGCTCTCCCCGCGTCACTTCGCCCGCGCCTTCACCGCCGAGACCGGCACGACACCGGGCCGCCACGTCGACCGGGTCCGGCTGGAACACGCCCGCAGGCTGCTGGAGGACACCTCCGCCTCGGTCGAGGAGGTCGCCCGCGCGAGCGGCTACGGCACCCCCGAATCCATGCGCCGCGCCTTCCTCAAGGCGCTCGGCACCGCCCCGGCGGAGTACCGCCGCCGCTTCCACCCCGTACTCCCGCGCTGA
- a CDS encoding LPFR motif small protein, producing the protein MFRAIADVLRQIGGAIATVVTLPFRALARLFGGASSGRA; encoded by the coding sequence ATGTTCCGTGCCATCGCCGATGTGCTGCGCCAGATAGGCGGCGCCATCGCGACCGTCGTCACCCTGCCGTTCCGGGCACTCGCCCGGCTGTTCGGCGGGGCCTCCAGCGGCCGCGCCTGA
- a CDS encoding Tex family protein: MTTPLTGSIEGRIAGELGVRERQVKAAVELLDGGSTVPFIARYRKEATESLDDAQLRTLEERLRYLRELEDRRSAILESVREQGKLTAELEERIRGAETKARLEDIYLPYKPKRRTKAQIAREAGLEPLTEGLLTDPSVEPAAAAAAFVDADKGVADAQAALEGARAILTERFSEDADLIGELRERMWTRGRLAAKVRDGKEEAGAKFADYFDFTEPFTALPSHRVLAMLRGEKEEVLDLVLEPEEPTEPGARSSYEGIIAGRFGIADRGRPGDKWLGDTVRWAWRTRVLVHLGIDLRLRLRTAAEDEAVDVFAANLRDLLLAAPAGTRATLGLDPGFRTGVKVAVVDSTGKAVATDVIYPHVPANKWDEAIAKLARLAKEHQVDLVAIGNGTASRETDKLATELIAKHPELNLTKVMVSEAGASVYSASEYASRELPGMDVSLRGAVSIARRLQDPLAELVKIDPKSIGVGQYQHDLSEVKLSRSLDAVVEDCVNGVGVDVNTASVPLLSRVSGISATLAENIVTHRDTNGPFASRSELKKVSRLGPKAYEQCAGFLRIRGGSDPLDSSSVHPEAYPVVRRMVKTAGQEVATLVGNTGVLRSLRAADFVDDTFGLPTVSDILRELEKPGRDPRPAFKTATFKEGVEKISDLAAGMVLEGVVTNVAAFGAFVDIGVHQDGLVHVSAMSKTFVKDPRDVAKPGDIVKVKVLDVDIPRKRIALTLRLDDEAAPQERGGPRQQRGGGARPPQQRQGQGQGQGQGQRQAQGGQGRGNGGGKDRGGRPAPAPANSAMADALRRAGLVDPKKGRR, from the coding sequence GTGACGACACCCCTCACAGGGTCCATCGAAGGCAGGATCGCCGGGGAACTCGGCGTACGGGAGCGGCAGGTGAAGGCCGCGGTGGAGCTGCTGGACGGCGGTTCGACGGTGCCCTTCATCGCCCGCTACCGCAAGGAGGCGACCGAATCCCTCGACGACGCTCAACTGCGTACGCTCGAGGAGCGGCTGCGGTATCTGCGCGAGCTGGAGGACCGCCGGAGCGCGATCCTGGAGTCGGTGCGCGAGCAGGGCAAGCTCACCGCCGAGCTGGAGGAGCGCATCCGGGGCGCCGAGACCAAGGCGCGCCTGGAGGACATCTACCTCCCGTACAAGCCCAAGCGGCGCACCAAGGCGCAGATCGCGCGTGAGGCCGGTCTCGAGCCGCTGACCGAGGGGCTGCTGACCGATCCGTCGGTGGAACCGGCGGCCGCGGCGGCCGCGTTCGTGGACGCGGACAAGGGCGTCGCGGACGCGCAGGCGGCGTTGGAGGGCGCGCGGGCGATCCTGACGGAGCGCTTCTCCGAGGACGCCGACCTGATCGGCGAGCTGCGCGAGCGGATGTGGACGCGCGGCCGGCTGGCCGCCAAGGTGCGTGACGGCAAGGAGGAGGCGGGCGCCAAGTTCGCCGACTACTTCGACTTCACCGAGCCGTTCACCGCGCTCCCCTCGCACCGCGTTCTGGCGATGCTGCGCGGCGAGAAGGAGGAGGTCCTCGACCTCGTCCTGGAGCCGGAGGAGCCGACGGAGCCGGGGGCCCGTTCGTCGTACGAGGGCATCATCGCGGGCCGGTTCGGCATCGCGGACCGGGGCCGTCCCGGTGACAAGTGGCTCGGCGACACCGTCCGCTGGGCCTGGCGCACCCGGGTGCTGGTGCACCTCGGCATCGACCTCAGGCTGCGGTTGCGTACGGCGGCCGAGGACGAGGCGGTCGACGTGTTCGCCGCCAACCTGCGCGATCTGCTGCTGGCCGCCCCGGCCGGCACCCGCGCCACGCTGGGCCTGGACCCCGGTTTCCGCACCGGGGTGAAGGTGGCCGTGGTCGACTCCACCGGCAAGGCCGTCGCCACCGATGTGATCTACCCGCACGTCCCTGCCAACAAGTGGGACGAGGCGATCGCCAAGCTGGCCCGGCTGGCCAAGGAGCACCAGGTCGACCTGGTCGCCATCGGCAACGGCACCGCCTCCCGCGAGACGGACAAGCTGGCCACCGAACTCATCGCCAAGCACCCGGAGTTGAACCTCACCAAGGTGATGGTGTCCGAGGCGGGCGCTTCGGTGTACTCGGCGTCGGAGTACGCCTCCCGTGAACTGCCCGGCATGGACGTGTCGTTGCGCGGCGCGGTGTCCATCGCCCGGCGTCTGCAGGACCCGCTGGCCGAGCTGGTGAAGATCGACCCGAAGTCGATCGGCGTCGGCCAGTACCAGCACGACCTCTCCGAGGTGAAGCTGTCCCGCTCGCTGGACGCGGTGGTCGAGGACTGTGTGAACGGCGTCGGCGTGGACGTCAACACCGCGTCCGTGCCGCTTCTTTCGCGGGTGTCCGGCATCTCCGCCACGCTGGCCGAGAACATCGTGACGCACCGCGACACCAACGGCCCGTTCGCCTCCCGCTCGGAGCTGAAGAAGGTGTCCCGCCTGGGCCCCAAGGCGTACGAGCAGTGCGCGGGCTTCCTGCGCATCCGGGGCGGCAGCGACCCGCTGGACTCCTCCAGCGTGCACCCGGAGGCGTACCCGGTGGTGCGGCGGATGGTGAAGACGGCCGGGCAGGAAGTGGCCACGCTGGTCGGCAACACGGGCGTGCTGCGTTCGCTGCGGGCCGCCGACTTCGTGGACGACACCTTCGGTCTGCCGACCGTCTCCGACATCCTGAGGGAGCTGGAGAAGCCGGGGCGTGACCCGCGTCCGGCGTTCAAGACGGCCACCTTCAAGGAGGGCGTGGAGAAGATCTCCGACCTGGCCGCCGGGATGGTGCTGGAGGGCGTGGTGACGAACGTGGCCGCCTTCGGCGCGTTCGTGGACATCGGCGTCCACCAGGACGGTCTGGTCCATGTGTCGGCGATGTCGAAGACGTTCGTCAAGGACCCGCGGGACGTCGCCAAGCCGGGTGACATCGTCAAGGTGAAGGTCCTGGACGTGGACATCCCGCGCAAGCGGATCGCGCTGACGCTGCGGCTGGACGACGAGGCGGCCCCGCAGGAGCGTGGCGGCCCCCGTCAGCAGCGCGGTGGCGGTGCCCGCCCGCCGCAGCAGCGGCAGGGGCAAGGCCAGGGTCAAGGTCAGGGCCAGCGTCAGGCCCAGGGCGGCCAGGGTCGTGGGAACGGCGGCGGCAAGGACCGGGGCGGCCGTCCGGCCCCGGCGCCGGCCAACAGCGCCATGGCCGACGCGCTGCGCCGCGCGGGCCTGGTCGACCCGAAGAAGGGCCGCCGCTGA
- a CDS encoding ABC-F family ATP-binding cassette domain-containing protein: MTATLVAKNLAAGHGDRSLFTGLDLVVAPGDVIGLVGANGAGKSTLLKILAGLTPPEEGELRLSPPTATVGHLPQEPERRPGESVREFLARRTGVAEAQRTMDEATQALVDGAPGADDAYATALERWLSLGGADLDERAEDVAGTLGLAVGLDRPMTSLSGGQAARAGLASLLLSRYDVFLLDEPTNDLDLDGLERLERFVTGLRAGTVVVSHDREFLTRTVTKVLELDLAQQQINLYGGGYAAYLEERDVARRHAREDFEEYADKRAALQDRAQMQRSWMDKGVKNARRKASTDNDKIGRKFRSEASEKQAAKARQTQRMIERLDVVEEPRKEWELRMEIAAAPRSGAVVATLRDAEVRRGDFTFGPVSLQVDWADRIAVTGANGAGKSTLLGALLGRVPLDSGDATLGSGVLVGEVDQARKLFHGSESLLDAFQAAVPDTEPAEVRTLLAKFGLKSDHVLRPAASLSPGERTRAALALLQGRGVNLLVLDEPTNHLDLPAIEQLESALDSYDGTLLLVTHDRRMLDAIKVTRRLEVADGKVTER, from the coding sequence ATGACTGCCACCCTCGTCGCCAAGAACCTCGCCGCCGGACATGGCGACCGCTCCCTCTTCACCGGGCTCGACCTCGTCGTCGCACCCGGTGACGTGATCGGACTGGTCGGCGCCAACGGCGCGGGCAAGTCCACGCTGCTCAAGATCCTCGCCGGGCTCACCCCGCCCGAGGAGGGCGAGCTGCGGCTCTCCCCGCCGACCGCGACCGTCGGCCACCTCCCGCAGGAGCCGGAGCGCAGGCCGGGCGAGAGCGTGCGCGAGTTCCTGGCCCGCCGCACCGGCGTCGCCGAGGCCCAGCGCACCATGGACGAGGCCACCCAGGCGCTGGTCGACGGCGCGCCCGGCGCCGACGACGCCTACGCCACCGCGCTGGAGCGCTGGCTGAGCCTGGGCGGCGCCGACCTGGACGAACGCGCCGAGGACGTCGCCGGCACCCTCGGCCTCGCGGTCGGCCTCGACCGGCCCATGACCTCCCTGTCCGGCGGCCAGGCCGCCCGCGCCGGACTCGCCTCGCTCCTGCTCTCCCGCTACGACGTCTTCCTGCTGGACGAGCCCACCAACGACCTCGACCTCGACGGCCTGGAGCGGCTGGAGCGCTTCGTCACCGGGCTGCGCGCGGGCACCGTCGTCGTCAGCCACGACCGCGAGTTCCTCACCCGCACGGTCACCAAGGTCCTCGAACTCGACCTGGCCCAGCAGCAGATCAACCTCTACGGCGGCGGCTACGCGGCCTACCTGGAGGAGCGGGACGTGGCCCGCAGGCACGCCCGCGAGGACTTCGAGGAGTACGCCGACAAGCGCGCCGCCCTCCAGGACCGGGCCCAGATGCAGCGCTCGTGGATGGACAAGGGCGTTAAGAACGCCCGGCGCAAGGCGAGCACCGACAACGACAAGATCGGCCGCAAGTTCCGCAGCGAGGCCAGCGAGAAGCAGGCCGCGAAGGCCCGGCAGACCCAGCGGATGATCGAACGCCTCGACGTGGTCGAGGAGCCCCGCAAGGAGTGGGAGCTGCGCATGGAGATCGCCGCCGCACCACGCTCCGGCGCCGTGGTGGCCACGCTCCGCGACGCCGAGGTCCGGCGCGGCGACTTCACCTTCGGGCCGGTCTCGCTCCAGGTCGACTGGGCCGACCGGATCGCGGTCACCGGTGCCAACGGCGCGGGCAAGTCCACCCTGCTCGGCGCCCTGCTGGGCCGGGTCCCGCTGGACTCCGGGGACGCCACGCTGGGCTCCGGGGTGCTGGTCGGCGAGGTCGACCAGGCCCGCAAGCTGTTCCACGGCTCCGAGTCCCTGCTCGACGCCTTCCAGGCGGCCGTACCGGACACCGAGCCGGCGGAAGTGCGTACCCTGCTCGCCAAGTTCGGCCTGAAGTCGGACCACGTGCTGCGTCCGGCCGCGTCCCTCTCGCCCGGCGAGCGCACCCGCGCCGCCCTCGCCCTGCTCCAGGGCCGGGGCGTCAACCTGCTGGTCCTGGACGAGCCGACCAACCACCTCGACCTGCCCGCCATCGAACAGCTCGAGTCGGCCCTCGACTCCTACGACGGCACCCTGCTGCTGGTCACCCACGACCGCCGCATGCTGGACGCGATCAAGGTGACCCGCCGCCTGGAGGTCGCCGACGGCAAGGTGACCGAACGCTGA
- a CDS encoding oxidoreductase, producing the protein MSPAYATFGLEPATRVGAVLADGGYQVHRDFVDFVVDGRPLLLRLSDLDAVSPLAADLPPAVLDARVRALLLEDEPPLPGGRFVLYNCPECPDLGCGAVTVVIERDGDDFRWRDFAWQTGEHVDLERDGYHGIGPFHFHGPAYRAALTALLDGAPAAAPPRRVLLVGPRVGLLAKLAAALRGIGIGADITLDATDVPVEELNGYGAALTGPTLPEPERAAVREAFGRPGVDTVLMAASAPIVPLLVAQLQQALDRSPAGSRRLTALTATPEAAEIEVSAPGRIQLTAYRLDRLRRTRSHTVLDATLGPGRHRLPLGAGAVRGETYLVARTSGGVLVAPVRGGSARD; encoded by the coding sequence ACGGCGGCTACCAGGTCCACCGCGACTTCGTGGACTTCGTCGTCGACGGCCGTCCGCTGCTGCTGCGGCTCTCCGACCTGGACGCCGTGTCGCCGCTCGCCGCCGACCTCCCGCCCGCCGTCCTCGACGCCCGGGTGCGCGCCCTGCTGCTGGAGGACGAACCCCCGCTGCCCGGCGGCCGGTTCGTGCTCTACAACTGCCCGGAGTGCCCCGACCTCGGCTGCGGCGCCGTCACCGTCGTCATCGAACGGGACGGCGACGACTTCCGCTGGCGGGACTTCGCCTGGCAGACCGGTGAACACGTCGACCTCGAACGCGACGGCTACCACGGCATCGGCCCCTTCCACTTCCACGGCCCCGCCTACCGCGCCGCCCTCACCGCGCTGCTCGACGGCGCCCCCGCCGCCGCCCCGCCGCGCCGGGTGCTGCTCGTCGGCCCCCGCGTCGGCCTCCTCGCCAAGCTCGCGGCGGCCCTGCGCGGCATCGGCATCGGCGCCGACATCACCTTGGACGCCACCGACGTCCCCGTCGAGGAACTGAACGGCTACGGTGCCGCGTTGACCGGCCCCACGCTCCCGGAGCCCGAACGGGCCGCCGTACGCGAGGCGTTCGGGCGCCCCGGCGTCGACACCGTCCTCATGGCCGCGTCCGCCCCGATCGTCCCGCTCCTCGTCGCCCAGCTCCAGCAGGCCCTGGACCGGAGCCCGGCCGGGAGCCGCCGTCTCACCGCGCTGACCGCGACCCCCGAGGCCGCCGAGATCGAGGTGAGCGCACCGGGCCGCATCCAGCTCACCGCGTACCGGCTCGACCGGCTCCGCCGCACCCGCTCCCACACCGTGCTGGACGCCACCCTCGGCCCCGGCCGCCACCGCCTGCCGCTCGGCGCGGGAGCGGTCAGGGGCGAGACGTACCTCGTCGCGCGCACCTCCGGCGGGGTCCTGGTGGCCCCGGTCCGGGGCGGGTCCGCCCGCGACTAA